Proteins encoded by one window of Cyclobacteriaceae bacterium:
- a CDS encoding prolyl oligopeptidase family serine peptidase, which produces MKHLYAALILCLVFTLPAEAQKSKSKQAPIQKKPLTHDVYNGWKEITYRALTNDGTYAAYTINPQDGDGKVVFHNLKTLAQDSIHRAANISLTWDSRYAIFKITPQKELVKDLRRQKKKKDELPNDSLGIYSFTNRKTEKIAEVKSYKIPEKAGGWLAYQLEAPKPPKPDTAKKAAKPKKVKKNTDDNGYTLVLRNLANNQESQFGYVKEYTLAKFGQGLLFYSTGNDSTLKPGVYWYDLQSNQLNTLFEGKSKYKVKGLSVNEDGTQAAFLVDADTTKALIRYYQLYHWKKGESVARVLATEKSTGIPADWIVNENYTPSFSKDGSKLYFGTSPKPVVQDTTLLAEEIVNVEVWTWKDDYIYPQQNSRLNADKRRSYVSVIHLNDNRIVQLANENMPSLELGDEGNASLALAENETPYLVMRTWDTDVYKDLQLVNLRDGSVQSIQQKIKGNARLSPKANYVVWFSNPDTAFFSYSVANKKIVKLNEGLKVKFADEEDDHPYYPYSYGVAGFTANDALLLAYDRYDIWAFDPENRKAPVNLTKIGRDQKTTFRYIQLDPEERFIDPEKEMLLGAFNETTKQSGFYKLNLKDGKLTKLIMGDYRYGNAMKALQANAMLFTRQSFTEFPDVWTSDFNFSNPKKLSTANPQMSKYLWGSVESVTWTSVDNIPLEGLLYKPEGFDPKKKYPMMVYFYEKNSQNIHQHIAPAPIRSSINYSMYTSNGYLVFVPDIVYKIGFPGESAMNCIMPGVTSLIAKGFVDEKRIGIQGHSWGGYQIAYMITRTNLFRAAEAGAPVVNMISAYGGIRWESGLSRMFQYERTQSRIGGTLWEKPMHYIENSPIFFADKVQTPLLMMHNDADGAVPWYQGIEYYMALRRLDKPVWMLNYNGQGHGLTQRHHRTDFAKRMMQFFDHYLKDAPMPDWMKKGVPAIEKGIRQGID; this is translated from the coding sequence ATGAAACACCTCTACGCTGCCCTGATTCTTTGTCTGGTATTCACGCTTCCGGCCGAGGCTCAAAAATCAAAATCCAAACAAGCCCCCATACAAAAAAAGCCGTTGACACACGATGTGTATAACGGTTGGAAAGAAATCACCTACCGGGCATTAACCAACGATGGTACATATGCCGCATACACCATCAACCCACAGGATGGCGATGGCAAAGTAGTGTTTCATAACTTGAAGACGCTGGCACAGGATTCCATTCATCGCGCAGCAAACATTTCACTTACGTGGGATAGCCGATATGCGATCTTCAAAATCACACCTCAAAAAGAATTGGTCAAGGATTTACGCAGGCAGAAAAAGAAAAAAGATGAGTTGCCTAACGATTCACTAGGCATCTACTCGTTCACCAACCGGAAGACAGAAAAAATTGCGGAGGTAAAGTCATACAAGATTCCAGAGAAAGCAGGTGGCTGGTTGGCCTACCAACTGGAAGCGCCAAAGCCACCAAAACCCGATACCGCAAAGAAAGCGGCCAAACCAAAAAAGGTTAAAAAGAATACGGATGATAATGGCTACACCCTTGTACTGCGCAACCTGGCCAACAATCAGGAATCGCAATTCGGGTATGTCAAAGAATATACCTTAGCCAAATTCGGGCAGGGATTATTGTTCTATAGTACAGGTAACGATAGCACGTTGAAGCCGGGCGTATACTGGTACGATTTACAATCAAACCAACTCAACACGCTGTTTGAGGGAAAGAGCAAATACAAAGTAAAAGGCCTATCCGTTAACGAAGACGGAACGCAAGCTGCTTTTTTGGTAGATGCCGATACTACCAAAGCACTTATTCGTTACTACCAACTCTACCATTGGAAAAAAGGTGAGTCGGTTGCTCGTGTATTGGCGACTGAAAAATCAACGGGCATTCCTGCCGATTGGATCGTGAATGAAAACTACACACCTTCTTTCTCAAAAGATGGATCAAAATTGTATTTCGGCACATCACCCAAGCCGGTGGTGCAGGATACTACCCTGCTCGCAGAAGAAATTGTAAATGTGGAAGTGTGGACCTGGAAAGATGATTACATCTATCCGCAACAAAACAGCAGGTTAAATGCCGACAAAAGAAGATCATACGTTTCTGTCATTCATCTGAATGATAATCGTATCGTTCAGTTGGCCAATGAAAACATGCCATCACTGGAATTGGGTGACGAAGGAAATGCTTCACTAGCCCTTGCTGAAAACGAAACGCCTTATCTGGTTATGCGCACGTGGGATACGGATGTGTATAAAGACCTTCAACTGGTAAATCTACGCGATGGTTCTGTTCAGTCCATTCAGCAAAAAATAAAAGGCAACGCACGACTTTCACCCAAAGCCAATTACGTGGTGTGGTTCAGCAATCCGGATACGGCCTTTTTCAGTTATTCTGTTGCTAACAAAAAAATTGTTAAGCTGAATGAAGGCTTAAAGGTAAAATTTGCGGATGAAGAAGATGATCATCCCTACTACCCCTACAGTTATGGCGTTGCCGGCTTCACAGCCAACGATGCACTGCTGTTAGCATATGATCGATACGACATCTGGGCGTTTGATCCTGAAAACCGAAAAGCGCCAGTTAACCTCACAAAAATTGGTAGAGATCAAAAAACAACCTTCCGCTACATCCAACTTGATCCGGAAGAACGCTTCATCGATCCTGAAAAGGAAATGCTGCTTGGTGCCTTCAATGAAACCACAAAACAATCTGGTTTTTATAAACTGAACCTGAAAGATGGAAAATTAACCAAACTCATTATGGGCGACTATCGCTATGGCAACGCCATGAAGGCGCTACAGGCCAACGCCATGTTATTTACCCGCCAAAGCTTTACAGAATTTCCAGACGTTTGGACAAGCGACTTCAACTTCAGCAATCCGAAAAAACTATCCACAGCCAATCCGCAAATGAGCAAATACTTGTGGGGAAGCGTTGAATCGGTTACCTGGACTTCCGTTGATAACATTCCGTTGGAAGGCTTGCTCTACAAACCGGAGGGCTTTGATCCGAAAAAGAAATACCCGATGATGGTGTATTTCTATGAAAAAAATTCGCAGAACATTCACCAGCACATTGCGCCTGCTCCGATACGCTCTTCCATCAACTATTCCATGTACACGAGCAACGGGTACCTCGTCTTCGTTCCGGATATCGTTTACAAAATCGGTTTCCCGGGTGAGAGTGCCATGAACTGCATTATGCCAGGCGTTACTTCGCTGATCGCAAAAGGTTTTGTTGACGAAAAACGTATCGGCATACAAGGCCATAGCTGGGGCGGATACCAGATTGCCTACATGATTACACGCACGAATTTATTCCGTGCTGCCGAAGCTGGTGCACCTGTGGTAAACATGATCAGTGCATACGGAGGCATTCGTTGGGAAAGTGGACTGAGCCGTATGTTTCAGTATGAGCGAACACAAAGTCGCATTGGCGGAACCCTATGGGAAAAACCCATGCACTACATTGAAAACTCTCCTATCTTCTTTGCTGATAAAGTGCAAACACCTTTGCTGATGATGCACAACGATGCAGATGGTGCCGTGCCGTGGTATCAGGGCATTGAATACTACATGGCATTGAGAAGATTGGATAAACCCGTCTGGATGTTAAACTACAACGGCCAGGGCCACGGATTAACCCAACGCCATCACCGTACAGACTTTGCCAAACGCATGATGCAATTCTTTGATCATTACCTGAAAGATGCGCCCATGCCCGACTGGATGAAGAAAGGAGTGCCTGCTATTGAAAAGGGTATTCGACAAGGAATCGATTAA
- the tpx gene encoding thiol peroxidase, which translates to MAQTKLGEHTVNTAGNLPTVGAAAPDFVLTGSDMKDVTLSQFSGKNLILNIFPSIDTGVCATSVREFNKRAASLNNTAVLCVSKDLPFAMKRFCGAEGINNVLTATDFRNRGFSTAYGVELVDGGFAGLHARAVIVIDHTGKVKYTELVPSIGQEPNYDAALAAL; encoded by the coding sequence ATGGCTCAAACCAAACTTGGCGAACACACCGTAAACACAGCAGGCAACCTTCCAACCGTTGGCGCTGCGGCTCCTGATTTTGTATTAACCGGATCAGACATGAAAGACGTAACCTTAAGTCAGTTTTCCGGAAAGAATCTTATCCTCAATATTTTTCCTTCCATTGACACAGGCGTATGTGCAACTTCTGTTCGTGAATTCAATAAACGCGCAGCCTCACTGAATAATACCGCTGTGCTGTGTGTATCTAAAGATCTTCCTTTCGCCATGAAGCGCTTTTGTGGCGCAGAAGGTATCAATAATGTGTTGACCGCAACCGATTTTCGTAATCGTGGTTTTTCAACTGCTTACGGAGTGGAGTTGGTTGACGGTGGGTTTGCCGGACTACATGCCCGTGCTGTAATTGTCATTGACCACACCGGAAAAGTAAAATACACCGAACTGGTTCCGAGTATTGGCCAGGAACCAAATTATGATGCTGCATTGGCGGCACTATAA
- a CDS encoding M14 family metallopeptidase, whose protein sequence is MKKFPILALLLGMALSGFAQQQLLKPNEFLGYELGERFTRHHRVVEYFQHVASVVPNVELYKYGETYEYRPLVYAVVTSPENLKNLEQIRLDNLRRTGLESGTPSTKIPIVWLSYNVHGNEASSIEASMQTLYELANPANGTSANWLKNTVVIIDPCINPDGRDRYANFYNSFGNRPANASPDAREHREYWPGGRSNHYWFDLNRDWAWLTQIESQQRIKVYNQWMPHVHVDFHEQGYNNPYYFAPAAEPYHEVITPWQREFQVMIGKNHAKYFDKQGWLYFTKEVFDLYYPSYGDTYPTYNGAIGMTYEQAGGGFAGLSITTREGDPLTLKDRWMHHHTTGMSTVEITAVNAQRVLDEFEKYFRENNNSPASPYKTYVIKGDNQPDKIQRLTKLMDAHGVKYGHLSAGKSTRGFDYSTQTTQAVNLSSDDIIISVYQPKSRFITTLFEPQSKLPDSVTYDITAWNLMYAYGLKGFALNERINVGKTYQPKEVVQTPVSGKPYAYVFRYQSLSDVKFLGALLNNDVTVRAAMKPFKVNGESFDAGSLIVTQRNNESIPDFDQFIQSLAREHNRKWFAATTGFVDSGKDFGSGYVNYIKAPKIAALVGDQTSSLSAGATWHFFEQELQYPITQIGTDYFRSVDLGNYDVLLVPEGRYRMFDEETMKSVQEWVSNGGRLILVSGALNAFADKNGFALKKFSTEEAKKEAEKKDKEDQAKDVLLPYDAAERNAISQTISGAIYKVTLDKSHPLAFGLGDAYYTLKTNELYYSYLQQGWNVGVIKGKAKPVQGFAGYKINKKLDNSFVFGVEEKGRGTIVYFVDDPLFRNFWESGKMLFSNAVFMVGQ, encoded by the coding sequence ATGAAAAAGTTTCCCATACTCGCACTTCTCCTTGGCATGGCTCTTTCAGGCTTTGCGCAACAGCAACTCCTCAAGCCTAATGAATTTTTAGGTTATGAATTAGGTGAACGGTTCACGCGCCATCACCGTGTGGTTGAATATTTTCAGCACGTGGCCAGTGTAGTGCCGAATGTTGAGCTATATAAGTACGGAGAAACCTATGAATACCGGCCCTTGGTTTATGCGGTGGTTACCTCCCCCGAGAATCTAAAAAACCTGGAGCAAATCCGGTTGGATAATTTGCGCAGAACGGGATTGGAATCTGGCACGCCCTCAACCAAAATTCCCATTGTGTGGCTGAGCTATAACGTACACGGCAATGAAGCGAGCTCCATTGAAGCCAGCATGCAAACATTGTATGAACTGGCCAATCCGGCTAACGGCACTTCTGCAAATTGGTTAAAGAATACGGTTGTAATAATCGATCCGTGCATCAACCCTGATGGCCGCGATCGTTATGCCAATTTTTACAACTCGTTTGGCAATCGTCCCGCAAACGCTAGTCCGGATGCGCGTGAGCACCGCGAATACTGGCCGGGCGGAAGAAGCAATCATTACTGGTTTGATCTGAACCGCGATTGGGCCTGGCTTACGCAGATTGAATCGCAACAACGCATTAAAGTGTACAACCAATGGATGCCGCACGTTCATGTGGATTTTCATGAACAAGGCTATAACAACCCGTATTATTTTGCGCCTGCGGCAGAACCGTATCATGAAGTAATCACTCCATGGCAGCGCGAATTCCAAGTGATGATCGGGAAGAATCACGCCAAGTATTTTGATAAACAAGGCTGGTTGTATTTTACCAAAGAAGTGTTCGATTTGTATTACCCCAGCTATGGCGATACGTACCCAACCTATAATGGAGCTATTGGTATGACCTACGAGCAGGCTGGTGGAGGTTTTGCCGGCTTGTCGATTACCACACGCGAAGGCGATCCACTAACATTAAAAGACCGTTGGATGCATCATCACACGACAGGTATGTCGACTGTAGAGATTACGGCCGTCAACGCCCAACGGGTACTCGATGAGTTTGAAAAATATTTCCGGGAGAATAACAATAGCCCTGCATCGCCTTATAAAACATATGTAATTAAAGGCGATAACCAACCCGACAAAATTCAACGCCTAACAAAGTTGATGGATGCACACGGTGTTAAGTACGGGCATCTTTCCGCTGGCAAAAGTACCCGTGGATTTGATTACAGCACACAGACCACACAGGCTGTAAATCTGAGTTCGGATGATATCATCATCAGTGTTTATCAACCAAAGTCGCGGTTTATTACCACGTTGTTTGAGCCGCAATCCAAATTACCGGATTCTGTTACATACGATATTACTGCCTGGAACCTCATGTACGCGTACGGCCTGAAAGGTTTTGCACTCAATGAACGCATCAATGTAGGTAAAACCTATCAACCAAAAGAAGTAGTACAAACACCGGTGAGCGGCAAGCCTTATGCGTATGTGTTTCGTTACCAAAGTCTCAGCGATGTGAAGTTTCTTGGTGCATTGCTTAATAATGATGTAACCGTGCGCGCAGCCATGAAACCGTTTAAAGTGAATGGCGAATCATTTGATGCAGGCTCACTGATTGTTACCCAACGAAATAATGAAAGCATTCCGGATTTTGATCAATTCATTCAATCACTTGCCCGCGAGCACAACCGCAAATGGTTTGCAGCAACCACCGGCTTTGTAGATAGCGGAAAGGATTTCGGATCGGGATATGTGAATTACATCAAGGCTCCTAAAATTGCCGCATTGGTTGGCGACCAAACCTCTTCGTTGTCGGCTGGTGCTACGTGGCACTTCTTTGAGCAGGAGTTACAATACCCGATCACGCAAATCGGAACGGATTATTTCCGATCGGTTGACTTGGGCAATTATGATGTGTTGTTAGTACCGGAAGGCCGTTACCGCATGTTTGATGAGGAGACGATGAAGTCTGTTCAGGAATGGGTTTCCAATGGCGGACGACTTATTCTTGTATCCGGTGCATTAAATGCATTTGCCGATAAAAATGGATTTGCGTTGAAGAAATTTTCTACGGAAGAGGCAAAGAAAGAGGCCGAGAAGAAAGATAAAGAAGACCAGGCCAAAGACGTGTTACTTCCTTACGATGCGGCTGAACGCAACGCCATCTCACAAACTATTTCAGGTGCGATTTACAAAGTAACATTAGATAAAAGTCATCCGCTTGCCTTTGGGTTAGGCGATGCATACTATACACTCAAGACCAATGAACTGTATTATTCATACTTGCAGCAAGGCTGGAACGTGGGTGTCATCAAAGGAAAAGCAAAACCGGTTCAGGGTTTTGCGGGCTACAAAATCAACAAGAAGTTAGACAACAGTTTTGTGTTTGGTGTAGAAGAAAAAGGTCGCGGAACGATTGTCTACTTCGTTGATGATCCGCTGTTCCGCAATTTCTGGGAGAGCGGCAAGATGTTGTTTTCGAATGCAGTGTTTATGGTGGGGCAATAA
- a CDS encoding DinB family protein — MNKLFTPVFHELEKQREDLLQSVKHLSEEAFNQQPKPGKWSVAQILTHILTSEKLSLGYMKKKVQAIDQLKDSGVMESLRLWLLIVSQRIPVKYKAPRVVVENTPETLTLTQLTEEWANLRKELAAFLSTINDKHARRVIYKHPMAGRFDVRQTLIFFREHIHHHRPQIERILRHPAK; from the coding sequence ATGAACAAGTTGTTCACCCCGGTCTTCCATGAATTAGAAAAGCAACGCGAAGACCTTTTACAATCTGTAAAGCATCTTTCGGAAGAAGCGTTTAACCAGCAGCCTAAACCGGGCAAATGGTCGGTTGCACAAATTCTTACCCACATTCTTACTTCAGAAAAACTTTCATTAGGGTACATGAAAAAGAAAGTGCAGGCCATTGATCAGCTTAAAGACTCCGGTGTGATGGAATCCCTGCGCCTTTGGTTGCTCATTGTATCGCAACGCATTCCAGTAAAATATAAAGCCCCCCGGGTTGTGGTGGAGAACACACCAGAAACGCTAACACTTACTCAACTGACAGAAGAATGGGCCAACCTGCGCAAGGAACTTGCTGCTTTTCTTTCAACGATTAACGACAAGCATGCCAGGCGGGTAATTTATAAACATCCTATGGCAGGCCGGTTTGATGTACGACAAACACTGATCTTTTTCCGGGAGCACATTCACCATCACCGGCCACAGATCGAACGCATCCTTCGTCATCCGGCCAAATAA
- a CDS encoding DUF5684 domain-containing protein — MEEYSYDNGAAGGILGAIGFVYFAIILLIIISMWKIFTKAGKPGWAAIIPIYNIIVLLEIVGKPVWWIILMLIPFVNFFVMIYVAHLLAKSFGKDIVMTILLIILPIVGYPMLAFGDAKYVGPPKD, encoded by the coding sequence ATGGAAGAATATTCTTATGACAATGGTGCAGCCGGTGGAATTCTTGGTGCAATCGGCTTTGTGTATTTTGCCATTATACTGCTGATCATCATCAGCATGTGGAAAATCTTTACCAAGGCTGGTAAACCCGGATGGGCAGCCATCATACCAATCTACAATATTATTGTGCTACTGGAGATTGTTGGGAAACCAGTTTGGTGGATCATTTTGATGTTGATTCCTTTTGTCAACTTTTTTGTGATGATCTATGTAGCTCACCTACTGGCAAAATCATTTGGAAAGGATATTGTGATGACTATCCTGCTGATTATTCTGCCCATTGTGGGTTATCCTATGCTCGCTTTTGGTGATGCCAAGTATGTTGGTCCACCAAAGGATTAA
- a CDS encoding diacylglycerol kinase family lipid kinase, giving the protein MERDFAHTPLIPPLRGEAGGVKSVVIILNGISLKKNHFYSKILPALQHVVHVDVQETRSKNDAVLLASKAVTQSYDAIVAAGGDGTLNQVLNGMLQEHEQSNHLPVLGLIPLGSGNDFARTMGVRSEIRSLKKLFIDFSYRPVDLGKITFIESAEKPRYFINIADVGMGPYVVQHLLTSDRIFGSLVAYYAAIIKTFFTYRPFALHMSTPLWKWSGVIRSVAIANGKFFGNGIGIAPDAKPDDGLFSCFIAGKISVIDFILQNGRLRKGKRAIHKEIQYRETDSVTLRADEAQPIEADGELVGTLPVTIDVLRKRVKFLC; this is encoded by the coding sequence GGCATCTCTCTCAAAAAAAATCATTTCTATTCTAAGATTCTACCGGCCTTACAACACGTGGTACATGTTGATGTGCAGGAAACACGATCAAAAAATGATGCCGTGTTGCTGGCTTCAAAGGCTGTAACGCAATCATATGATGCTATAGTCGCGGCAGGTGGCGATGGCACTTTAAACCAGGTGCTCAACGGTATGTTGCAAGAACATGAGCAGTCTAATCATCTTCCAGTGTTGGGGTTAATTCCGTTGGGCTCCGGTAACGATTTTGCCCGAACCATGGGTGTGCGGAGCGAGATCCGTTCATTAAAAAAACTGTTTATTGATTTTTCTTACCGGCCTGTTGACCTGGGGAAGATTACGTTTATTGAATCAGCCGAAAAGCCACGCTACTTCATCAACATTGCCGATGTGGGCATGGGGCCATATGTGGTTCAGCACTTGTTAACCAGCGACAGGATTTTTGGTTCGTTGGTGGCGTATTATGCTGCCATCATCAAAACGTTCTTTACATACCGACCATTTGCGTTGCACATGAGTACACCGCTGTGGAAATGGTCGGGGGTGATACGTTCAGTTGCCATTGCCAACGGAAAATTTTTTGGCAACGGCATTGGCATTGCCCCAGACGCAAAACCCGATGATGGTTTATTCTCCTGTTTTATAGCCGGCAAAATTTCGGTGATCGATTTTATTTTACAGAATGGTAGGCTGCGCAAGGGCAAACGAGCCATTCATAAAGAAATTCAGTATCGCGAAACCGATTCGGTTACGTTACGTGCCGATGAAGCACAGCCTATTGAAGCGGATGGTGAGTTGGTAGGTACGTTGCCTGTTACCATTGACGTACTGCGTAAGCGCGTGAAGTTTTTGTGTTAA